The following are from one region of the Leucobacter sp. Psy1 genome:
- a CDS encoding DUF779 domain-containing protein gives MASSEPPVAGGDVVPARPEVEGETESRLAFTPAAIDLIDRLWNLHGPLMFHQSGGCCDGSSPMCYQAGEFRTGGQDILLGTLELPPLDGSGDEPREIAFWMSAEQFRLWAHTHLTVDTVQGRGSGFSLEAPEGQRFLIRSRLLHA, from the coding sequence ATGGCTTCTTCTGAGCCGCCGGTCGCGGGCGGGGACGTAGTCCCCGCCCGGCCCGAGGTGGAGGGCGAGACGGAGAGCCGTCTCGCCTTCACCCCGGCTGCCATCGACCTGATCGACCGGTTGTGGAACCTGCACGGTCCGCTGATGTTCCATCAGTCAGGCGGGTGCTGCGACGGGAGTTCGCCGATGTGCTACCAGGCGGGCGAGTTCCGGACGGGCGGACAGGACATCCTGCTCGGCACCCTCGAACTCCCGCCGCTCGACGGTTCAGGTGACGAGCCCCGTGAGATCGCGTTCTGGATGTCGGCCGAGCAGTTCCGCCTGTGGGCGCACACTCACCTCACCGTCGACACGGTGCAGGGGCGCGGCAGCGGCTTCTCCCTCGAGGCGCCAGAGGGTCAGCGGTTCCTGATCCGGTCTCGGTTGCTGCACGCGTAG
- a CDS encoding cytochrome c oxidase assembly protein, with the protein MPRHLRILAPAALLTATLVALIAGLSIGGAGAERALLDPGTVVRYGNPIARTLVNISMAGLIGSLVMAVWALASEKREARIAMDFAAGSAAALTISSGAVLMFTYVDISGLSFSGDAAFGAGLAQFVTEVELGSLWLIELLLAAVTTVLCFAIRERRLTLVVLIAALATALPLAQQGHAAGASGHAQAVNSLLVHLVGASVWLGGLLVLVFIAFAVDRKRLAEIVARYSTLALFAFIGVAASGVVSAWLRLGQPSELFTTGYGQLVMLKTASLLVLGVLGALQRRRLIPRIATANGSRAFAWFVTIELAVMGIASGVAGALGRTETPVSLEPARDQGTAISPAEWLTGDPLPPELTTMSYFTEWKFDLAWTLVCAFGAALYLAGVWRLRRRGDAWPVGRTVAWLLGMALLFYTTNGALNAYEQYLFSVHMLGHMMFTMLIPLALVLGAPVTLALRGTEKRRDGSWGGREWIMWGVQTPFSKLVTHPAFAAVNFAGSLWLFYFTGIVRWAAVEHLGHQWMIIHFLISGYLFSLSMIGIDPVPYRFPYPLRIVTLFATMASHAFFGVTIMTGDNLILADWYGAMGRTWGAPPLEDQNTGGGIAWGIGELPTLALALIVAMQWSRTDAKEQKRRDRAEDRSGDAELQAYNDMLAARARRRP; encoded by the coding sequence GTGCCTCGTCATCTGCGCATCCTCGCACCCGCTGCGCTGCTGACCGCTACCCTCGTCGCGCTGATCGCGGGTCTCTCGATCGGCGGCGCGGGAGCCGAGCGTGCACTGCTCGACCCGGGAACCGTGGTCCGCTACGGCAATCCGATCGCCCGTACGCTCGTCAATATCTCGATGGCGGGGCTGATCGGCTCGCTCGTCATGGCCGTGTGGGCGCTCGCATCAGAGAAGCGGGAAGCCCGGATCGCCATGGACTTCGCCGCCGGGTCGGCAGCGGCCCTCACGATCTCGAGCGGTGCGGTGCTCATGTTCACCTACGTGGACATCTCGGGGCTCAGCTTCTCCGGAGACGCTGCGTTCGGGGCGGGACTCGCGCAGTTCGTCACCGAGGTCGAGCTCGGATCGCTCTGGCTGATCGAGTTGCTCCTCGCCGCGGTGACGACGGTGCTCTGCTTCGCGATCCGCGAGCGCAGACTCACCCTCGTCGTGCTCATCGCGGCGCTCGCCACCGCGCTCCCGCTCGCGCAGCAGGGTCACGCGGCCGGCGCCTCCGGCCACGCGCAGGCCGTGAACTCGCTGCTCGTGCACCTGGTCGGAGCTTCGGTGTGGCTCGGCGGGCTGCTCGTGCTGGTGTTCATCGCGTTCGCGGTGGACCGCAAGCGTCTCGCCGAGATCGTTGCCCGGTACTCCACGCTCGCGCTGTTCGCCTTCATCGGGGTCGCGGCCTCGGGTGTGGTGAGCGCGTGGCTCCGCCTCGGGCAGCCGAGCGAGCTGTTCACGACCGGCTACGGGCAGCTCGTCATGCTGAAGACCGCCTCGCTGCTGGTGCTCGGGGTGCTCGGCGCGCTGCAGCGGCGACGCTTGATTCCGCGCATCGCGACGGCGAACGGTAGCCGCGCATTCGCCTGGTTCGTGACCATCGAGCTCGCGGTGATGGGCATTGCCAGCGGCGTCGCCGGCGCGCTCGGCCGCACGGAGACTCCGGTCTCCCTCGAGCCCGCGAGGGATCAGGGAACAGCCATCAGCCCCGCCGAGTGGCTCACGGGCGACCCGTTGCCGCCCGAGCTGACGACGATGAGCTACTTCACCGAGTGGAAGTTCGATCTCGCTTGGACGCTCGTGTGCGCCTTCGGTGCTGCGCTCTACCTCGCCGGAGTCTGGCGGTTGCGACGCCGCGGCGACGCCTGGCCGGTGGGGCGGACGGTGGCGTGGCTGCTCGGCATGGCGCTGCTCTTCTATACGACCAACGGCGCTCTCAACGCGTACGAGCAGTACCTCTTCAGTGTCCACATGCTCGGGCACATGATGTTCACGATGCTCATTCCGCTCGCGCTGGTGCTCGGTGCCCCGGTCACCCTCGCCCTCCGCGGAACCGAGAAGCGACGAGACGGCTCGTGGGGCGGCCGCGAGTGGATCATGTGGGGCGTGCAGACCCCGTTCTCGAAACTCGTGACGCACCCCGCGTTCGCTGCCGTGAACTTCGCCGGCTCGCTCTGGCTCTTCTACTTCACCGGCATCGTGCGGTGGGCCGCGGTCGAGCATCTCGGGCACCAGTGGATGATCATCCACTTCCTGATCTCCGGCTACCTGTTCAGCCTGTCGATGATCGGGATCGACCCCGTGCCGTACCGCTTCCCGTACCCGCTGCGCATCGTCACGCTCTTCGCGACGATGGCCTCGCACGCGTTCTTCGGCGTCACCATCATGACGGGGGACAACCTCATCCTCGCCGACTGGTACGGCGCCATGGGCCGCACCTGGGGTGCGCCGCCGCTCGAGGACCAGAACACCGGCGGAGGCATCGCGTGGGGCATCGGCGAGTTGCCGACGCTCGCGCTCGCGCTCATCGTCGCGATGCAGTGGTCGCGCACCGACGCCAAGGAGCAGAAGCGACGGGACCGAGCCGAGGACCGCTCCGGCGATGCCGAGCTGCAGGCGTACAACGATATGCTCGCGGCGCGAGCTCGTCGTAGGCCGTAA
- a CDS encoding HU family DNA-binding protein yields the protein MSLNKTELVAKIAAETGQSQAAVSSVVDGLFAAVSETVAAGEKVSIPGWLTFETATTAARTGRNPRTGETIEIPAGKRVKVSVGSKLKSAVK from the coding sequence ATGTCACTGAACAAGACCGAGCTCGTCGCCAAGATCGCCGCTGAGACCGGCCAGAGCCAGGCAGCCGTTTCGAGCGTTGTCGACGGCCTCTTCGCCGCCGTGTCCGAGACCGTCGCCGCGGGCGAGAAGGTGTCGATCCCGGGCTGGCTGACCTTCGAGACCGCCACCACCGCTGCACGCACGGGCCGCAACCCCCGCACCGGTGAGACCATCGAGATCCCCGCCGGCAAGCGCGTCAAGGTCTCCGTGGGCTCCAAGCTCAAGAGCGCGGTCAAGTAA
- a CDS encoding MFS transporter yields the protein MNERPTELPPITRDIDLTPMQRSRTRKSVAGSAIGNAIEWFDYGVYGYLVIYVSALFFDFGGDQGSAMPRILAFATFAISFLVRPLGGIILGPLGDRVGRRTVLMATILMISVSTAAIGILPTYETAGAWAPLLLVLCRMVQGFSAGGEYAGAAVFMAEHAPDNRRGFYGSFLEFGTLAGFSGAAILVTTMTLIVGEDGMMDGWWRLPFLLTLPLGLIAVWLRRSTDEPDTFTEDVAGADAGQTQTARAALASLLKNFPTQVLKLGGFVILINVAFYLVLTYMPSYLSSTLGHGAAEANFALVIIQLIMMAVIVPFGALSDRIGRKPLLLAASLGFTIFSVPAIMLIQIDTLWAQLAGIGLLGLFLVMVISNISATLPALFPTSVRYSGFAIGYNLSTAIFGGTAGAVNETLIDATGNVLIPGWYLAAAGLIGFLSILTFNETAGRSLRGNVLPGSDDALRRAQGEHLIGGKRSGN from the coding sequence ATGAACGAACGACCCACTGAGCTGCCGCCCATCACGCGGGACATCGACCTCACGCCGATGCAGCGCAGCAGAACTCGGAAGTCGGTCGCCGGTTCGGCCATCGGCAACGCGATCGAGTGGTTCGACTACGGCGTCTACGGCTATCTCGTCATCTACGTCTCGGCGCTGTTCTTCGACTTCGGCGGCGACCAGGGCAGCGCGATGCCGAGGATCCTCGCCTTCGCGACATTTGCGATCTCCTTCCTGGTGCGCCCGCTCGGCGGCATCATCCTCGGGCCGCTCGGCGACCGGGTGGGGCGCCGGACGGTGCTCATGGCGACGATCCTGATGATCAGCGTCTCGACGGCCGCGATCGGGATCCTGCCCACCTACGAGACCGCCGGCGCCTGGGCGCCTCTCCTGCTTGTGCTGTGCCGCATGGTGCAGGGCTTCTCAGCCGGCGGCGAGTACGCAGGAGCCGCCGTGTTCATGGCCGAGCACGCGCCGGACAACCGGCGCGGATTCTACGGTTCGTTCCTCGAGTTCGGCACGCTGGCAGGGTTCTCGGGAGCCGCGATCCTCGTTACGACGATGACCCTGATCGTCGGCGAGGACGGCATGATGGACGGCTGGTGGCGTCTGCCGTTCCTGCTGACGCTGCCGCTCGGGCTGATCGCGGTCTGGCTCCGTCGCAGCACCGACGAGCCAGACACCTTCACCGAGGACGTCGCGGGAGCCGACGCCGGTCAGACGCAGACGGCGCGCGCCGCACTGGCGAGCCTGCTGAAGAACTTCCCGACCCAGGTGCTGAAGCTCGGCGGCTTCGTGATCCTCATCAACGTGGCGTTCTACCTGGTGCTCACCTACATGCCGAGCTACCTGTCGAGCACGCTCGGTCACGGAGCAGCTGAGGCGAACTTCGCACTCGTCATCATTCAGCTGATCATGATGGCGGTGATCGTGCCGTTTGGGGCGCTCTCCGATCGGATCGGACGGAAACCGCTGCTCCTCGCCGCGAGCCTCGGCTTCACCATCTTCTCGGTGCCGGCCATCATGCTGATCCAGATCGACACGCTCTGGGCGCAGCTCGCGGGCATCGGACTCCTAGGCCTCTTCCTCGTGATGGTCATCTCGAACATCTCGGCGACACTCCCCGCGCTGTTCCCCACTTCGGTCCGGTACTCGGGCTTCGCGATCGGGTACAACCTCTCCACCGCGATCTTCGGCGGAACCGCGGGTGCCGTGAACGAGACGCTCATCGATGCGACCGGAAATGTCCTGATCCCGGGCTGGTATCTGGCGGCCGCAGGCCTCATCGGGTTCCTTTCGATCCTCACGTTCAACGAGACTGCCGGGCGGTCGCTCCGCGGCAACGTGCTCCCGGGCAGCGACGACGCGCTGCGCCGTGCACAGGGCGAGCACCTCATCGGCGGGAAGCGAAGCGGCAACTGA
- a CDS encoding M20 family metallopeptidase codes for MVPQTELEALANLDLDRIVSDTCDLIRAGGENPGETEERSVRRLREIAERYGAEVTLQEVAPGRENLRATMGPAGAPSILFLGHSDVVPAGEGWTGAPFDPRVDDGRVVGRGATDMKGGLAAVLASMAAVSRVEPGIRLELLCTVDEEDRATGVHAALAALDMPEAIACIVAEPTDLDVVVACRGASNLIVDIVGASAHAGRPEEGASAIAAASRLIELIGARHADARAADPDPLLGSASWNVGTITGGSGTSMVPRQCTVTIDRRTMPGEDPAAILDELLDAVRADLATSAIAGADRIEIAGEVDMVMPGFRTSPDAAVATIAATALQQFGAPGRPTGWTAACEGGFIAERLGVPTIILGPGDVTTQAHQPDEFVPVAHLEIAAQTYVLTALRLLQHTEVR; via the coding sequence ATGGTGCCGCAGACCGAGCTGGAGGCTTTGGCGAACCTCGATCTCGACCGCATCGTGTCGGACACCTGTGACTTGATCCGTGCTGGCGGGGAGAACCCGGGCGAGACCGAGGAGCGCTCGGTGCGTCGGTTGCGGGAGATCGCCGAGCGATACGGGGCAGAGGTCACGCTGCAGGAGGTCGCGCCAGGCCGTGAGAACCTCCGGGCGACGATGGGCCCCGCGGGCGCACCCTCCATCCTGTTCCTCGGTCACAGCGATGTGGTGCCAGCGGGGGAGGGGTGGACCGGGGCACCCTTCGACCCACGCGTCGATGATGGTCGCGTCGTCGGCCGCGGGGCGACGGACATGAAAGGGGGACTTGCGGCGGTGCTCGCCTCGATGGCCGCGGTGTCCCGGGTGGAGCCCGGGATCCGGCTCGAGCTCCTCTGCACCGTCGATGAGGAGGATCGGGCCACCGGAGTTCACGCGGCCCTCGCCGCTCTCGACATGCCCGAGGCGATCGCGTGCATTGTCGCCGAGCCCACCGATCTCGACGTGGTCGTCGCCTGCCGGGGCGCGAGCAACCTGATCGTCGACATCGTCGGGGCCTCCGCTCACGCCGGTCGCCCCGAGGAGGGCGCGAGCGCGATCGCCGCGGCGAGCCGTCTGATCGAGCTCATCGGTGCGCGGCACGCAGATGCGCGGGCCGCAGATCCCGACCCCCTGCTGGGCAGCGCCAGCTGGAACGTCGGCACCATCACTGGCGGCAGCGGGACCTCGATGGTGCCGCGGCAGTGCACCGTCACGATCGACCGCCGCACGATGCCGGGTGAGGATCCGGCGGCGATCCTGGATGAGCTCCTCGACGCCGTCCGCGCCGACCTCGCGACATCGGCGATCGCGGGCGCCGATCGCATTGAGATCGCCGGGGAGGTCGACATGGTGATGCCGGGATTCCGCACCTCTCCGGACGCCGCCGTCGCGACGATCGCAGCGACCGCGCTGCAGCAGTTCGGCGCGCCCGGGCGCCCCACGGGATGGACCGCGGCGTGCGAGGGCGGATTCATCGCCGAACGGCTCGGGGTGCCGACCATCATCCTCGGCCCTGGAGACGTGACGACGCAGGCGCACCAGCCGGACGAGTTCGTGCCCGTCGCGCACCTGGAGATCGCGGCGCAGACGTACGTGCTCACCGCACTGAGGCTGTTGCAGCACACCGAGGTGCGTTAG
- a CDS encoding M24 family metallopeptidase, giving the protein MAEIVVQRAEYEARINRVREALVRGGFDGILVVDPANLYYLTGYNAWSFYMPQALYVPVGGDVTLMMREMDAVGAHRTAVVGASWVLGYPETYVHQQDRHPMTWCAEQLVATHRIVPGTRRIAYEGDAHFFSPRSFHAFADAVSAAIPGVELVDSHELVNWVRLVKSDTEVEIMRRAGKIASEAMRVGIEAIDEGVSQAELAALILAQQARGVPGSEGDYPAIMPMLPIGEGADTPHLTWTGKPLVRNEGVSIELAGVYRRYHAPLARTVSLGKPSDELDRVAKVTVEGLQAALDAIRPGATAADPVLAWEHVIAQHGLEKRSRLGYSVGVGYPPDWGEHTVSLRADDTTELQENMTFHMIAGMWMIGYGYELSETIRVSSDGVEVLTDAPRRLIVRGD; this is encoded by the coding sequence GTGGCGGAGATCGTGGTGCAGCGGGCGGAGTACGAAGCGCGGATCAACCGAGTCCGGGAGGCGCTCGTGAGAGGCGGCTTCGACGGCATCCTCGTCGTCGATCCGGCGAATCTCTACTACCTCACCGGTTATAACGCCTGGTCCTTCTACATGCCTCAGGCGCTCTACGTTCCTGTGGGCGGGGACGTCACGCTGATGATGCGCGAGATGGACGCCGTCGGCGCGCACCGCACGGCCGTGGTCGGCGCGAGCTGGGTGCTCGGCTACCCCGAGACCTACGTCCATCAGCAGGATCGCCACCCCATGACCTGGTGCGCCGAACAGCTGGTCGCGACGCACCGGATCGTGCCGGGGACGCGGCGCATCGCGTACGAGGGTGATGCCCACTTCTTCTCGCCGCGCAGCTTCCACGCGTTCGCCGATGCCGTGTCCGCGGCGATTCCCGGTGTCGAGCTTGTCGACAGCCATGAGCTGGTGAACTGGGTGCGGCTCGTGAAATCGGACACCGAGGTCGAGATCATGCGGCGTGCAGGCAAGATCGCGAGCGAAGCGATGCGCGTCGGCATCGAGGCGATCGACGAGGGGGTCTCGCAGGCGGAGCTCGCGGCGCTGATCCTTGCGCAGCAGGCGCGGGGTGTGCCGGGGAGCGAGGGCGACTACCCCGCGATCATGCCGATGCTGCCCATCGGCGAGGGCGCGGACACCCCGCACCTCACGTGGACGGGCAAGCCACTGGTGCGCAACGAGGGCGTGTCGATCGAGCTGGCCGGCGTCTACCGCCGATATCACGCTCCGCTCGCCAGGACGGTCTCCCTCGGCAAGCCGAGCGATGAGCTCGACCGGGTCGCGAAGGTGACCGTCGAGGGGCTGCAGGCGGCACTCGACGCGATTCGTCCGGGTGCGACGGCGGCGGACCCGGTGCTCGCGTGGGAGCACGTCATCGCCCAGCACGGTCTTGAGAAGCGCTCGAGACTCGGGTATTCGGTGGGCGTCGGGTATCCGCCGGACTGGGGCGAGCACACGGTGAGCCTCCGTGCCGACGACACCACGGAGCTGCAGGAGAACATGACGTTCCACATGATCGCGGGCATGTGGATGATCGGTTACGGCTATGAGCTGTCGGAGACGATCCGGGTGAGCTCGGACGGCGTTGAGGTGCTCACCGACGCGCCGCGTCGCCTGATCGTGCGGGGTGACTGA
- the rpsN gene encoding 30S ribosomal protein S14, with protein MAKKSMIAKNKQRQAVVARYAERRAELKKALIDPNGSDESREAARVGLQKLPRDASPVRVRSRDVIDGRPRGVLTKYGVSRVRFRAMAHRGELPGITKSSW; from the coding sequence ATGGCGAAGAAGAGCATGATTGCCAAGAACAAGCAGCGCCAGGCTGTCGTCGCCCGCTACGCGGAGCGTCGTGCCGAGCTGAAGAAGGCCCTCATCGACCCCAACGGGTCGGACGAGAGCCGCGAGGCCGCGCGCGTCGGCCTCCAGAAGCTGCCCCGCGACGCATCGCCGGTGCGCGTGCGCAGCCGCGACGTCATCGACGGCCGCCCCCGCGGTGTCCTGACGAAGTACGGCGTCAGCCGTGTGCGGTTCCGCGCCATGGCGCACCGCGGCGAGCTGCCGGGCATCACGAAGTCCAGCTGGTAA
- the rpmG gene encoding 50S ribosomal protein L33, translating to MAKQQDVRPIIKLRSTAGTGFTYVTKKNRRNTPDRLVLKKYDPVVRKHVDFREER from the coding sequence ATGGCAAAGCAGCAGGACGTACGTCCGATCATCAAGCTCCGTTCGACGGCGGGCACCGGGTTCACGTACGTGACCAAGAAGAACCGTCGCAACACCCCTGATCGCCTCGTGCTCAAGAAGTACGATCCGGTGGTCCGCAAGCACGTCGACTTCCGAGAGGAGCGCTAA
- the rpmB gene encoding 50S ribosomal protein L28 encodes MAAVCQVTGAVPGFGHNISHSHRRTKRRFDPNIQKKTYYVPSLGRKVTLTLSAKGIKVIDARGIESVVTDLQKRGVKL; translated from the coding sequence ATGGCAGCAGTGTGCCAGGTGACCGGCGCCGTTCCCGGCTTCGGTCACAACATTTCACACTCGCACCGTCGCACCAAGCGCCGGTTCGATCCGAACATCCAGAAGAAGACCTACTACGTGCCCTCGCTCGGCCGCAAGGTGACGCTCACCCTGTCGGCTAAGGGCATCAAGGTGATCGACGCTCGTGGTATCGAGTCCGTCGTCACCGACCTGCAGAAGCGTGGGGTGAAGCTCTAA
- a CDS encoding TetR/AcrR family transcriptional regulator: MARRTTVVKVHEAIAFLAREQPVAAITMEGIAERAGVSKQTLYRTWPSTGAILCDALLARSLDASGAVVVPDSGDLWEDLRSLGAAMVDELLDPDQGCLLRAVTAEMLSDARLADHVRDGLLLPQLRAIAQRFRAAGVPGPEDAAELFVGPIFHRWLLGTRLFEDRWMEEHASRVVRAVAPVRA, from the coding sequence ATGGCGCGGCGGACGACGGTGGTAAAGGTGCACGAAGCGATCGCGTTTCTGGCTCGAGAGCAACCCGTCGCGGCAATCACTATGGAGGGCATCGCTGAGCGGGCGGGCGTCAGTAAGCAGACCCTCTACCGCACCTGGCCATCGACGGGCGCGATTCTCTGCGATGCGCTACTTGCACGCAGTCTCGATGCAAGCGGGGCGGTCGTGGTGCCCGATTCGGGGGACCTCTGGGAGGATTTGCGATCCCTGGGGGCGGCGATGGTGGACGAACTGCTCGATCCGGATCAGGGTTGCCTCCTGCGCGCGGTGACCGCTGAGATGCTGTCGGATGCGCGCCTCGCCGACCACGTGCGGGACGGGCTGCTCCTCCCGCAACTCCGGGCCATCGCGCAGCGTTTTCGTGCGGCGGGCGTTCCGGGCCCTGAGGACGCCGCAGAGCTCTTCGTCGGACCTATCTTCCATCGGTGGTTGCTCGGCACACGCCTGTTTGAGGATCGCTGGATGGAGGAGCATGCGTCACGGGTCGTGCGCGCAGTTGCTCCCGTTCGCGCGTGA
- a CDS encoding SDR family NAD(P)-dependent oxidoreductase, protein MSDSAVWIITGANGGLGRALTLAALDAGHTVVATARHTAHGLPTHDRLTVEQLDVRDRNAARALVERATAQHGGVDVLVNNAGYGLIGTAEEASEDDARDIIDTNLLGPLWLSQAVIPVMRDRGSGHIVQISTVGAVGTMPTLGLYNASKWGLEGFSEAMASEVAEFGIRVSLIEPGALDTDWAGASMRFSAPKPPYDTLRTRLFGTAAVPWPEADAARGADPALAATAILAHVSRGDDRRLRVLFGDDAPEQVAAALAARRGDYARDPRFTAAETTLES, encoded by the coding sequence ATGAGCGACTCAGCGGTCTGGATCATCACAGGAGCGAACGGCGGCCTCGGTCGAGCGCTGACGCTCGCGGCGCTCGACGCTGGACACACCGTGGTGGCGACCGCCAGACACACCGCACACGGGCTCCCGACCCACGACCGCCTCACGGTCGAGCAGCTCGACGTTCGCGATCGGAACGCCGCCCGAGCCCTGGTCGAACGTGCCACCGCCCAGCACGGCGGCGTCGACGTGCTCGTCAACAATGCCGGGTACGGTCTCATCGGCACCGCCGAGGAGGCCAGCGAGGACGACGCTCGCGACATCATCGACACGAACCTGCTGGGTCCGCTCTGGCTCAGCCAGGCAGTCATCCCCGTCATGCGCGACCGCGGATCGGGGCACATCGTGCAGATCTCCACCGTGGGCGCGGTGGGCACCATGCCGACGCTCGGCCTCTACAACGCGAGCAAATGGGGGCTAGAAGGGTTCAGCGAGGCCATGGCCTCCGAAGTCGCGGAGTTCGGCATCCGGGTTTCACTCATCGAGCCAGGGGCGCTCGATACCGACTGGGCCGGTGCCAGCATGCGCTTCAGCGCCCCGAAGCCGCCGTATGACACTCTCAGGACGCGCCTGTTCGGCACGGCCGCAGTGCCGTGGCCGGAGGCCGACGCTGCGAGGGGCGCCGATCCCGCACTCGCCGCGACTGCAATCTTGGCCCACGTCTCTCGGGGTGACGACCGACGACTTCGCGTGCTGTTCGGGGACGACGCCCCCGAACAGGTGGCTGCCGCCCTCGCGGCGCGTCGCGGCGACTATGCGCGTGACCCGCGCTTCACCGCCGCGGAGACTACGCTGGAATCGTGA
- a CDS encoding PIG-L deacetylase family protein — MSAAATPTLEPFDSDGVRRVLVVVAHPDDAEYGTSAAVAHWTAQGIEVAYLLLTAGEAGMQRPPEEAGPLRADEQQRACETVGVERLTILDFPDGTLETSLDLRRAIAREIRAFEPDAVITGSGALFVPWGIDHADHRAAGIATIDAVRDADNRWVFPELLHDEDLAPWGATWLLLTGTDPTHYVALSDVDVDLAVTSLGCHEAYLADLPDHPAPRDFIPQMLSDHGEAAGVRYAFGFAAHQLR, encoded by the coding sequence ATGAGCGCAGCAGCCACCCCGACCCTCGAACCCTTCGACAGTGACGGAGTACGGCGGGTGCTGGTCGTCGTCGCGCATCCCGACGACGCCGAGTACGGCACCTCTGCAGCCGTCGCGCACTGGACCGCTCAGGGAATCGAGGTCGCATATCTTCTTCTGACCGCAGGTGAGGCGGGAATGCAGCGCCCACCAGAAGAAGCGGGCCCGCTCCGCGCCGACGAGCAGCAGAGGGCCTGCGAGACCGTCGGGGTCGAGCGACTCACGATCCTGGATTTTCCGGACGGCACGCTCGAAACCAGCCTGGACCTCCGCCGTGCCATCGCACGGGAGATCCGTGCGTTCGAGCCCGATGCGGTGATCACCGGGTCCGGAGCGCTCTTCGTGCCGTGGGGTATCGATCACGCCGATCATCGGGCGGCCGGGATCGCGACGATCGATGCCGTGCGCGACGCCGACAACCGGTGGGTCTTCCCGGAGCTGCTGCACGATGAGGATCTCGCGCCGTGGGGCGCGACCTGGCTCCTGCTCACCGGCACCGATCCCACGCACTACGTCGCACTTTCCGACGTCGACGTTGACCTCGCAGTCACGTCGCTCGGCTGCCACGAGGCGTACCTCGCCGATCTTCCGGATCACCCGGCGCCCCGGGACTTCATCCCGCAGATGCTCTCGGATCACGGGGAGGCCGCAGGGGTTCGCTACGCGTTCGGCTTCGCGGCCCACCAGCTGCGCTGA
- a CDS encoding apolipoprotein A1/A4/E family protein, with protein MDLATLITSAVGFGSLGLMMLSGNRRLEKRVISVETGVTGLDQRVAGLDQRVGGLDQRVGGLDEKIDAVDARLSDKIDTVTTQLSTKIDTVETRLCTKIDTVEKQLSDKIDTVKTQLSTKTDTVETALSVKINTVDARVTAGFAHLDQKIDAIATHVFVLDERVHQLGHLRFPTRVMRA; from the coding sequence ATGGATCTTGCAACTCTCATCACCTCCGCTGTCGGGTTCGGCTCGCTCGGTCTCATGATGCTCAGCGGGAACCGGAGGCTCGAGAAGCGCGTGATCTCGGTGGAGACAGGTGTGACGGGACTCGACCAACGAGTCGCAGGACTCGATCAGCGGGTGGGAGGGCTTGATCAGCGAGTGGGAGGGCTCGACGAGAAAATCGATGCGGTTGATGCGCGGCTCTCCGACAAGATCGACACCGTCACGACGCAGCTGTCCACCAAGATCGATACCGTCGAAACGCGGCTCTGCACCAAGATCGACACCGTAGAAAAACAGCTCTCGGACAAGATCGACACCGTCAAGACGCAGCTGTCCACCAAGACCGACACCGTCGAAACAGCGCTCTCAGTCAAGATCAACACCGTTGACGCGCGGGTCACCGCCGGATTCGCTCATCTCGACCAGAAGATCGACGCCATTGCAACCCACGTGTTCGTACTCGACGAGCGCGTGCACCAGCTCGGGCACTTGCGGTTCCCTACTCGGGTGATGCGGGCGTGA